The genomic interval TCCGATCCTGATCGCCTGCACGCTGACGTTCGTCCTCTACCTGGGCGCCTACATGCGCCTGCCTCTCGTGCCGCTGTTCGCCCAGAAGCTTGGCGCTTCCACCTTCCATGTGGGGTTGATCCATGCGGGCTTCATGCTGGCCGCCACGCTCCTGTCGGTGCCGCTGGGGCTTGTGTCCGACCGGCTCGGCCGCCGGCGCCTCATCCTCGCCGGGATGGCGATCTCCGGGCTCACGTCCCTTCTCCTGCTGATCGCCCGCAGCCCTTTGCATGTGGGCGCCATCTACCTCTTTTCCGGGGTGGGGCTCGCCTGCTTCTCCCCCGCGATGATGTCCTACGTCGGCGACGTCTCCCCCGTGCCCTTCCTGGGAAGGGCGTACGGGTGGTACACGTCGGCCCTCTACCTGGGAATGGCGGCGGGACCTGGCCTGGGCGGCGCGCTCGCGGGCGGAGGATTCGGGACCGCGTTCCTCCTGTCGGCAATCGTCATCGCGGCCGGGCTCCTGCTGGGGGGGCCGCGCATGCCGGCCCCTCCCCCCGTTATCCGCCTTCCATCGGGGCACCTCCTGGCGGACTTCCGGGAGATCACGAGGAACCGTGCTGTCCTCGCCTGCTGGTCGACCACGTTCTTCTCCACCTACGCGTGGGGATCCCTTTTCGCCTTCTTTCCTCTGTACGCCCGGGACACCGGGATCTCCATCGCCCACACGGGGTTGATCTTCACGTGCCAGGCGGCCGCCAACGCTCTCTTCCGGATCCCGTTCGGGCACCTGTCCGACCGGTCAGGGAAACGGGTTCCCTTCATCCTCGCCGGGAACCTGCTGTTCGGCCTCTCCATCATGGCGGTGGGCCAGGCGAACACGCTCATCCCGCTGTACGCCCTCTTCGTCGCCGTCGGGGGGAGCATGGCGGCAACGTTCACGGCAATCGGAACGCTGCTCTCCGAATCGGTCCCCACGAGGATCCGCGGCCTGGCCATGGGCGGCTATAACACGTGTATTTACGGTGGGTTCACCGTTTCCGCGGCAACCCTCGGGGCCGTCATCTCCCGGACCGGTTTCCCCGCCGGCTTCGCCGTCGCCGGGGGACTGTGCGCCGCCGCCACGCTCGTTCTCTCGTTCCTTTTCCCCCGCCGGACTTCCCCGTCCCCTCTCTGAACCGCCAGAAATTCACGCCCGTAATTCGCTCGTGTCCCTCCGGGACGTTTCATATATACTGTAGATGAAATACGGCCGCACCAAGACCGCGCATCGAACTTCGGATCTCCACCGGGAGGTTTTACGGCGATGAGCGGTCCCCTCCACGAGTCCCTTGAAAAGCTGGCCCTCCACGACCACATCTGCATCTTCCACAGGAGTAAGGAAGAGCTGATTTCCGCCCTGGTTCCCTATATCCGGATCGGACTTTCGCGAGGGGAAAAATGTCTCGTGTACTGCAATGAGACGGAAAGGGAGGAAATCCTCAACGGCCTGAAGCGCAAGGGGGTCGACATCGGGAGCGCGCTCGCCCGCGGAGCGGCGCTGGTGGTGCAGGGGCCGACGCCGCATTCCCGGAAAGGGGAGTTCGATCCGGACGCGTTGATGGAATTTTTCCGCTCCTCCGCACGCATCGCCGGCTCGGAGAAGTACACCGGGCTCCGGCTCTGCGTGGACATGGCGTTTGCGGGCGCGAAGGATGCCCCCCGGGAGCGGCTGCTGGAGTATCAGTGGAAGCTGCACGTCTTCCTCGCCGAGCAGGCCTTTCTTTGCCTTTGTCTCTGCGGGATGGACGATTTCCCCGCCGACAGGCTGCTGGACCTCCTTCGGGCGCATCCGTTCGTCATTTTCGACGGAAAGTTGATCGAGAATTTCTACTTCATCCCTCCCACGGAAAAATCGAGAAAGGTCGAGGCCGGAAGACTGCTCCACCAGCGGCTGGACCGCCTTCTCGAGTGGCACGGACAGTTGGCGCGCATCCGGCGCCAGGCGATACGGCTCACGCGGTTCCGGGACATTACCGCATCCTTTCTCGCGCACGCGGCCGTGCCGGACCTATTGAATCGGATCGCGGAGGGGGTGGTTTCCCTGGGATCCCCGATGTGCTGGATCGGCATGGCGAAGCCGGACGGCTCCGTCGAGCCGGTGGCGAGCTGCGGGGCCAAGAAAGGGTTCCTCCAGCAGATCCCCGTGCGGTGGGACGACACCCCCCTGGGGAACGGACCGGCAGGGGTAGCCATCCGCAAGGGAAAACCCGACATCGTCCGCGACGTAGCACGCTCGGCGCGGTTCGGCCCCTGGAGGGAACAGGCACTCGCCCGAGGGGTTCTCTCCGTGGCCGCCATCCCTCTCCGCGAGGAGAAAGCGGTCATCGGCGCGCTGATCGTGTACGCGTCGAAACACGACGCGTTCGACCGGGAGGCGATCGAGGAGCTCTCCGCCTTCGCCCTGCAGGCGTCGCTCGTCCTGCGGAGCACCCGGGAATATCAGCAGCTATCCCTTTCCGAGGAGCGGCTCCGCACGCTCTTCGAGCAGATCCCGGCGGCCTGCTTCACCTACGACCGCGAGGGAAACATCCATCACTGGAACCTGCACTGCCGCAGGCTCTTCGGCCAGCCCCCCCAGGAGGCCGTCGGCAAATCCATCTTCCGGCTGATCGTCCGGCCCGAGGACGAGAAACGGACCCGGGAGATCATCGACCGGGTGTTCTCCGGGGAATCGTTTTTCAACCTGCAATGGGAGAACCACGCCCCCTCGGGAGAGTTCCGCCGGGTCCTTTCCAACACGGTTCCTTTCCGCGGAAAGGGGAACGAGGTGGAACTCGGGATCAGCGTGAACGTCGACATCACCCGGCAGGTGGAAGACCGGCGGGCGCTGGCGGAGTCGGAGGCGAGCTACCGCGCCCTGGTGGAGGACGCGAACATGATCGCCGTCGAGATCGACCCGGAGGGGAAGATCCTTCTCTTCAACCGCGCGGCGGAGCGGGTCACGGGCTATCCGGCCGGCGAGGCGGTGGGAAGGGAGTTCCTCGATTTCATCGCCGAGCCGGAGAGGAACCAGGCCGCCAGGACCTTCCGGGAAGTCCTCTCGGGGAAGGAAAAGGAAGGAACCCTCACGACGATCGTGACCAGGGAAGGGGCGGAGCGGAACCTGGCCTGGAACGTCACGGCGATCCGCAACGAGGATGGATCGGTCCGCTGCGTCGTCGTGCTCGGAGTCGACCTGACGGAATGGCTTCGGGCGGATCAGGAGCTCGCAGGGACGATTCGCAGGATCCTGGACGCGGGGCGGCAGAAGGTCTGCGGTCAGACGGGGACGGGCTCGTAGACGCTTTCCGCCTCGGCGACGATCCGGTCGATCAGTTCCCGCACCGACGGGATGTCCGAAAGCTTCCAGACGTTCTCGCCGGAAAAGACCAGCCCTTCCTCCACGTCGCCGTTGCGGGACATGTCCAGTCGGTCGATGATGCAGAAGAGATGGCTGCATCTCTTGAGGCAGTTCCGCTTGCATTCGCCGTCGTAAACGTTTTCCCCTCCGTGGAGGCGATGGAGGAAGCGGTTCCGGATCGCGCGGCCGGGGAGCCCCACGGGGGAATCGATGAGGAGAACGTCTTCTTTCCGCGCATCCAGGTAGACCTGCTTGAAAGCGTCCGAGACGTCGCATTCCTTGGTCAGGACGAAACGGGTCGCCATCTGGACGCCGTCCGCCCCGTACTTGCCCATCATCTCGCCGAATTCGTACCCGTCCGTGATCCCTCCCGCGGCGATCAACGGAACCTTCTTGACCACTTTCCGGATCTCGGGGAACAGTTCGCGCAACGGGCGGTCCGTGCCCAAATGCCCACCCGCTTCCTTGGCCTCCACCACGATCGCATCGGCGCCGCTCCTCTCCGCAAGCTTGCCGAATTCGGGGGAGGAAACGATGGAGACGATGGGAACGTCGTGCTGCTTGCCGATCTTGAAGACGTCGCGGGAGAAACCGGCGCCGGTGACGATCATGTCCACGCCGGCCTCGATGGACGCCATTACGGCCTCCATGAACTCCCGGATCGCAAACATGATGTTGACCGCAATGATCCCCTTGGTCATCCGCTTCGCCTTGCGGATGTCCTCCTTCAGCTCGTCGATGGGGACGCCGGATCCCCCGATGGTCCCGATCCCGCCGCATTCGGCCACTGCCGCTGCCAGAGACGAGGTCGACACCCGCACGGACATCCCTCCCTGCACCAGCGGGATGCGCGCAGTGAATTTGCCGATGGTAAGTGTAGGAAGCTCCAAAACCCCCACCCTCCGTAGGAATTTTCTATTTTACCTCACGGGCCTCGGTCCTGTGAACAAAATTCAACTTTTTTCATCAGACCGCGCAGTGGAACGCCCGGCCGGGCAACAACGCCGCGCGGAATCCCCGCTCGGGAAGGTTGCGCTTTTTAAAGATTGCCACGACCTCAGACAGCGGGGCTACCCGGTATCCGAGTTCCCTCGCCCCCCGAAGGATGTCGGCGAAGGCGCCGCTCCAGATCCCGCCCTCCACCTCCGCGTGGACGGGGAGAACGTGGATGCCGCCCGCCGACAGGGCCGAAAGGATTTTTCCCGCTCCCTTGGGCCCGCCCACCTCTTCGAGGCAGGGGAGGTCGGAGGGGAGCTCCACCTTCCCTGTTCCCTTGAGAAGGAACGGCGAGGGAGCCCGCGTGCAGCTCAGGTACTCCCATGGAGAATCCGCCAGGACCGCCACCGCCGGTTCGGTGAGGAGCCAGGCCGGCGCGCCGAACGCCCGGGGAGGATGCCCCAGGCATCCGTCGTATGCGGAGAGACCCTGGTCGAGCCATTCCCGGATCCACCGCTCTCCTCTCCGCGGGAGCGTATCCTGCCAGGCGCGGTGATCCCACGCGTGGAGCTCGACCTCGTGGCCCCGCGCCTCGATCTCGCGGCACAGTCCGGGGAACGCCTTCGCGATCATCGGCGCCTTGAGGAACGTTCCGTAGAGGGCGGTCTTCACGCCGTAGAGCCCCGGCGCGTTCGTCCGGATCATCTTGAACAGGAACCTGGGATTGCGGACCAGTTGGGTGATCGCCTTCCCCGAGTTGTCGGGGCCGAAGGAGAGGAAGAACGTCGCCGGGACGCCGGCCGACGAGAGGGCGGACAGGAGCGCAGGGACACCCTCCTCCATCCCCCGCCGCGTGTCGACGTCTACCTTCAGCCCGAGGATGCGCTCCTCGCTCACTTCTTTGTGCGTTTCGCGGTGGCCGATGCGGTCGGCCGGGACTTCGGGGGCTCGTTCTCCTCGAGGAAGGCATCCAGAGTCTTCGCGAGCGCTTCCCGAAGCCCCACCTTCGGGCTCCACCCGAGGCACTGCCTTGCCCGCTCGATCGAGGGAGTGCGGGTCTGGATGTCCTGGTACCCTTCGCCGTAGAACTGCTTCGAATTCACTTCGATAATCTCAGGGATCCTCTTCCTCGCGCCCGGGTGGCGGGCATAGAGGTCGCTCAGCAGATGGGCCAGGTCGCGAATCGAACAATCGTTCTTCGGGTTTCCGACGTTGAAGATCTTCCCCGCGGCGCACCCGTTGCGGTCCTCGAGAATTTTCATCAGCGCGGAGATCCCGTCGTCGACGTAGGTGAAGCAGCGGCGCTGCCTTCCCCCGTCCACGAGCTGGATCGGCTCGCCCAGGAAAAGATTCGCGATGAACTGGGTCACCACGCGGGAGCTCCCCTCCTTCGCCGTCTCGATCGAGTCGAGCCGCGGCCCGATCCAGTTGAACGGGCGGAACAGGGTGAACGAGAGCCCCTGGCGGCCGTAGGCCCAGATCACCCGGTCCAGGAGCTGCTTGCTGCAGGAGTAGATCCACCGCTCCTTCAGGATGGGCCCCAGAACGAGCGGGGAGGTCTCCTCGTCGAACTCCGCGTCGGTGCACATCCCGTACACCTCGGAAGTGGAGGGGAAGACGACCCGCTTGCCGTAGCGGTGGGCCTGCCGGACGATTCGCAGGTTCTCCTCGAAGTCCAGCTCGAAGACGGAGAGGGGCCGTTCCACGTAGACCTTCGGCGTCGCGATGGCGACGAGAGGGAGCACCACGTCGGCCTTCTTGATGTGGTACTCGATCCACTCCTTGTTGATGGAGATGTCCCCCTCGACGAACTCGAACCTCGTGTGGTCGACCATCCCGCCCAGCCGCTCGGCGGAGAGGTCCATTCCGTATACCTTCCAGTCGGTCTCCGACAGGATCCTCGCCGTCAGGTGGTGTCCGATGAAACCGTTCACGCCCAGGATCAGGACTTTCATGAGAACCCCCACGTGATCGCCTTCCTGAAGAGGGAAACGATCGCTTCTCCCTCGACGGTTTTTCCGTTCCACTCCACCTCTTCGAACCGGAGAAGGCCGGAACCGGTCCCCACCAGGACGCGCGGTTCGGTCCTCACGGTCGTCAGGCATCCTCCCGCCGTCTGAAGGGATGTCCCCCCTCCCGCGACCACCATCTTCCCCGGCGCAGGGACCTCGGGGAACCCTTCCGCGGAAACCGGCAGGGCCCGCCAGACGAGGCATTTCTCCCCGCCGAGCATCGAGTACGCGCCGGGGTAAGGACGGGTAACCGCCCGGATCAGGTTGTAGATCTCCACTGCGGACCGGGTCCAGTCGATGCGCCCGTCCTCGGGCTTCCTTCCCCCGAAATAGCTCCCCTTCTCCAACTCGTTCCTGCGGCGCGGGATCTCCCCCGAGGCGATCCTCGGCAGGATTCCGGACAGTAGACCCTCGGCCGCCTTTTCCATCTTGCCGTACAACGTCAGGGCGGTGTCCTCGAACGCGATCGTCACCGCCACCTGCGCCACGATGTCCCCGGCGTCGGGCTTCTCTTCCATCACGTGGAGCGTCACGCCGGTTTCGGTTTCGCCGTGGACCAGCACCCAGTTGACGGGAGCCCTCCCGCGGTACTTCGGCAGGAGCGATCCGTGCAGGTTCAACGCGCACAGCCGCGGGATGGACAGGATCTCCTTCCCCAGCATCGACCGATAATAAAAGGAAAAGAGGAGATCGGGCGAAGCGGCTCGGATTCTCTGCGGCCAGGGGGGATCGTTCACCTTCCCGGGGAGGTGGACCGGTATCCCCTTCTCCCGGCAAAACTCCGTCACGGACCCGAACCAGCGGTTCTCCTTCGGATCGTCCGCGTGGGCAAAAACCGCGGGGACCTCGAAGCCGTTCGCAAGCAGCGCCCGGATGCCGACGATCCCCATGTTGTGGTAGGCGAAAACGACCGCGCGCACGCGCGTCACTCCCCGTGTATCCTGCGGATCGTGAACCTCGGCCGTTTCCGCACCTCGTGGTAGATGCGGCCCACGTACTGCCCCATGATCCCGAGGGCAATAAAGAGCCCCCCCACGAAGAAGAACAGGATGGCGAACAGGGTGAAGATGCCGTACTCCGCCCACGCCGGGCCGTAGATCAGGCGCATCACGCCGAGGAGGAGGCCGAGCGTCACGCTGCCGAACGCAAGCACGCTTCCCAGGTACAACAGGACCTTGAGGGGGAACTCGGAGAAGGAGGTGAGCAAATCGAACTGGAGATTGAGCAGCCTCGGGAGGTTGTAGTGGGAGACCCCGCCGTGCCGCTCCGCGTGGGCGACGGGGATCTCCGTCATCCGCTTCGCGTAGAGCGTCGCCAACGCGGGGATGAAGGTGGAGTACTCCTGGCTCTCGACCATCCGGTCGACCACCTC from Deltaproteobacteria bacterium RBG_16_64_85 carries:
- a CDS encoding 2-nitropropane dioxygenase; its protein translation is MELPTLTIGKFTARIPLVQGGMSVRVSTSSLAAAVAECGGIGTIGGSGVPIDELKEDIRKAKRMTKGIIAVNIMFAIREFMEAVMASIEAGVDMIVTGAGFSRDVFKIGKQHDVPIVSIVSSPEFGKLAERSGADAIVVEAKEAGGHLGTDRPLRELFPEIRKVVKKVPLIAAGGITDGYEFGEMMGKYGADGVQMATRFVLTKECDVSDAFKQVYLDARKEDVLLIDSPVGLPGRAIRNRFLHRLHGGENVYDGECKRNCLKRCSHLFCIIDRLDMSRNGDVEEGLVFSGENVWKLSDIPSVRELIDRIVAEAESVYEPVPV